AATTTGGGTTTCTTTCTAAGAAAAATCCTAGCAACTTATGTACgctgtttacaaatataattcatattatgCTTTGATATGGTTTCTAACATTGGAGTTCaaccataatttattattaacaaCTAGGAATTAACATTCATATGAAATTACTTTGCAATACGAATTCAATGGTACCATCTTGTATggaattaaacatatatgcatTAGGCTATTTGTTAGTCAAGTTACATATGTCCagttaaaaaaacagttaCAAATCTTGATGTTTCCAACGACATGCATGCCTTGTAGTTAtcgatggagggagtacatgatAATTCTGACTAATGCTGTTAGACTACATTTGAGTCCCATGGCCTTTCTCATCCCCTACCTGTAGGGTGTCAGTCGCGCCACACACCATCGCAATTCGCACATTTCCTTCACCTGCCTAGTCTCCCGATACTTGTTTCTGAAAATCAGGTGATGAGATTTGGCATGTGTTGAATTATTTGTATCAGTTGCACAATGAATCAATTATCACATGAGTTATTAGCACCATCAGATTCGTTAAAAGTCTAGACATTGTATGCTTGCAGGTTCGAGAGGTCTTCTACTATGCACAGATGGCTGTGCTTTACCCAACAGCTCCCCTATTTGATCAAGAGACACAGGCTCTAAAGACACGCTGTAGGAGGGCTTTGAAGCGTATATTTATTCTATGTGACCATGACAGAGATGGAGCTCTTAGTGATGTGGAGCTCAATGACTTTCAGGTTTGTAGCTACTAAAGCTGCTAAGTATCTTGGTTTCTTTGGTTAGCATAAGGCAAACTAATTCTTGCATTATTATTCTATTAATTCTGGTGATGTTAAGAATCTCCTTTTGGCTGCTTTACAGGTAAAATGCTTCAATGCTCCTCTCCAACCTGCTGAAATCGCAGGCGTGAAGAGAGCCATCCAAGACAAGTTGGCTGAAGGCGTAAACGACAATGGGGTTACATTGACTGGGTTCCTTTTCTTTCATACCCTTTTTATCACGAATGGACAAATGGAAACTACTTGGACTGTGTTGAGGAAATTTGGCTATGATGATGAACTCAAGTTTAGAGATGACCTCATTCCAGCAATTAAACGAGCTCCTGATCAAGTAATGTTGTATTTGATTGCGCCCATCTATCCTGAATTTTACTATACGTAGAAGCTAGAGTAGTTGTACATGTGCATGATCTTAATACTGATAGCTAATTAGAGACGGCCACATTCCAGCAATTAAACAAGCTCCTGATCAAGTAATGTTGTATTTGATTGCTTTCAGCTATCCTGAATTTTACTATCTGTGGAAACTAGAGTAATTGTACATGTGAATAATCTTAATACtgatatttaattgtttagattcTATAATTGTGAAATTGATCTTTTCTTATGCTGTCTCTTTACGTTGCATACATTGTTTTGGTACTTTCATCACTAACATTACCACTATGGTAAAATATCCACTCTTAAGTAGCAGTGCTTCCTAAATTGCTTTAGAAACGTGCATACAAGTTGTTAGAGTCTGTGACAACTTCAAGGTGCCTTCATGCTTGATATTTATAATACTGCTGGTTTATGATGTATTTTgctgataattaatttaaagtaaattttatgtttttgttcCAGACTTTGGAATTCACAAGTAAAACCATTGATTTCTTGAGAGGAATCTTCAACATGTTTGACACAGACAATGTAAGTTCTATGCACTTATGTGATTTTATTCTCCTGAATTGTTTCTCAACTCTTTGTTATACCGAGCATTTGTTGTACTAAAAACTGTCATTTTACATTGTAATAATTTTAAACTGCCTTTTGGTATCATATCCAGGATGGAGCTTTGCTACCTGCTGAGGTGGAGGATCTTTTCTCAACTGCGCCTGAAAAGTAAGAAGTTGATAGAAGGTCCTTTCATGTTTTAACTTGACACTGTAattgaaacaaaataattaggtcattaaaatttttaaatatacctGTATtagtttctgtttatatttccTGTATCAATACTCTTTTGTTGGTATTTCAGTCCATGGTCTTCTCATCTGTACGAAAACTGTGCTGAAAATAATGTCTTGGGTGGGTTGTTGTTTGAAGGATTCATCTccaaggtatttttttttctcaaactcTTTATGCTAAGAGTTGACACAACTACCCTGTGTTTTATTGATGGATTGGATTTTTAGCAAATATTATTTGTTGATGATTGGGTTCAAAACAAGAAAGATAAGCCCTTTCTTTATTCAGATCTCACATGCATTTTATTGGTTGATTGACTGTCCTGTAACACTGTGTAAGCTTGTTCTGTTACTCCAGGAAACCCcacatttttgttcttttaatcttTATGTGCATTGAGTTGTACATTTTGAGCACACTAAACTAGCTATAGAATAGATTATATTTAGTATATCTGAAGTGTTTAAACAAATGAAACTGGGAGCAATCATATCttgtaacaaaatatatagttgtGTATTGTAAGACATGTGGGGATGCTGTTAGGTAGAAATATTCTTTGAATTTCtagcatatattaattaatatacatatatgttccTTTAATCTTCTGATAGGAAAATACTGAATTTTCTTATTGGACTGTTGCCTTTTGTTGACTAATTATTCTGCAACTGTAGTGGGCTCTTATGACCCTTCTACACCCACCAAGTAGTTTTGCCAACCTTATATATGTTGGCTATTCGGGCGATTTTGACTCAGCATTTACCACCacgaggaaaagaaaagtggACCGTAAAAAGCAACAGACTCAGAGAAATGTGTTCCAGTGTTATGTCTTTGGTCCCAGAGGTGCTGGAAAGACTGCATTGCTACAATCTTTCCTTAAAAGGTTGCAttccatataatattttataccaTGAACTTTTCTTCCCATGATTATTTCTCCTGATGTTCTTACTTTCACTTTTGGTCCTTGCAATAGGCAACCTGATGCCTTTTCTGTCAATGGACGATTTGCAGCGAATACTGTTGAACTGCCTGATGTAAGTGTTCAAAATTATTGATCTATTTTGCTCATACCATATGCAACCATTTTGATATTTCTCTTTTGAATAGTGCAATGTTTACTCATGTACTCATAAGTATTCTACAGTATGAGATGAAAAGATAATCTTAAAACAATcatatttgttgtttattaaataataagcCATGAGCAACATATTATGTAAAACCATAATTGGTCTGCATCTTAATACTTGATAATCTGTCATCCAGAAAATTTCCTTTTGACAATATGACCAAAAAGCCTGCAAGTATTATTATATGAGGTGACAGAAATTCCAATCTAAATTCTTTGTTAACCAACatagtaaataatttattttgtttaaattttacgTCAGTCACAAATAAGATTTATATGGGAATGATCACAAACAAGTTGTTTGATGTTTCTAACTGTTTAATCTGATTCAATAATTTTCTTCCACTGAAGGGGAATAGAAAGACACTTGTGATGAGAGAAATTCCTGAAGGTGATGTTGGATCATTACTGTCTGATAAGGAATCTTTGGCACCCTGTGATATAGCAGTTTGTGTTTATGATAGGTATGCATTCCACTGAAATATTCACCTAGTTATTCATGACCAAAAGTTTTATCagttacctttttctttcattgTCACTGAATTCTTCctatttttattcacaacAAAATTCTTAATACACAATTTTCAGTAGCAGTCTACCTTTCCAATTAGAAGCAGTATGATTTGTTTATAAACCTTGCataaattaataacaaaacattattttttgctttaaGTGAAATCAAGTTTTGTTTTAGAGACACGTCACCAATTTTTGGTAGCTATTGAGGTATCTAAACAAACCAACTGGAAGTTCGCAGTTCAGTAGGAATGGCAAATAGCATGTCGATGGTAATCTTGATATTGTTGGATAACAGAATGGAACTATGaggaaaatatttaaatatcaaaCAGAAAAAGACTTGAAAATAGCTGACTGTCTAGGCACTGGTATTTGTTCATCTTGATACTGTTGAGTAAATGAATTAGTAGTATCATATAGACATACACCACTTAACTAGAATAACCAACTACAATTCGGTACTGTCAATTGGTCCGTCGAAGGTACTGACTTTAATCCTTCATATCCTGTAAATTGGTGTATGTGAGCTTTCATGGCGAAAGTTCACAGATTCAGGATAGAACCAATGTAGTAATTGTTGTGAAGTATACTTGATTCCTAAAAGTTGATAttgtaaaacaaatataacaaGCAATCTCATAAGGTCGACGCATAAATATTGTTTGTTCTGATATCTATCTCGTTGTATGATATAATTCACTTGTACCTAATTTCCTGCACATGCCTGTTGGAATGGCAGTTGTGATGAATTTTCTTGGCAAAGAGCAAGAGATTTGCTTGTAAAAGTGGCTGCACATGGAAAAAACACCGGCTATGAAGTTCCTTGTCTGATAGTTGCTGCTAAGGATGATCATGGCCAATCATTGATGGCACTGCAAGACTCAACTAGAGTAAGTTTGAAATACATTATTCATTAATTTTGAACGATGGATTTATTTAGCTCTGAGAGTCAtttgtccttttcttttgtcctTGGTTGAACTAgaactagatttttttaaccagtcctttttttcccttttgctAAATTGGAGACCACCATGCCAGTGCAGCAGGGCATGGTTGTTCCTGCTGCCTCATGGTAAAACTCTTGATATCAACTGTGACGTTGCAAGTTTAACATTCATATAATGGACTGATGTGGCAACGTTGTCTTGGTATTACACGTTGTATCAACATTGTCCAGTATTAACCACCAGTTTACTTAATGTCAGATCCCTACGACTAGGGATTACTTTCAGTTATCTTAATTTAAAATCATgtacttaggccttgtttagtttccaaatttttttccaaaaacatcacatcgaatttttggacacataagtaaagcattaaataattgcaatcttgagacgaatcttttgagcctaattaatctataattagtcataagtgctacaataaccaacatgtgctaatgacggattaattaggctcaaaagattcgtttcgcggtttccaagctagccataaaatttgttttttcattcgtgtccgaaaaccccttccgacatccgatcaaacatttgacgtgacatttctcctaaaaattttctcaatctaaacccCCTTTATAGGTGAGCCATGGCATGGGAATCGAAACACCAGTTCCTGTCAGTGTAAGGTTGAATGATTTGAACAATATTTTCTGCCGGATAGTCAATGCGGCGCGGCAGCCCCATTTGAACATCCCAGAGACTGAAGCTGGGAGAACACGCAGGCAATACCGCCAACTTCTGAACCGTTCCCTCACGGTTGTCTCAAGTAAGTGTCACGCTTCGGTCTCTAcagtgtttttatatatatattggcctTTACTCTCTTGCACAAATCCATCATGCCAATTACTACAGAACAGTAAGAACCAGGTTCAATAAGACAATAAAATGTAGAAGCAGCCTATTTTACTGTATCATGATTTTGTATATAACTGATGGTTGGAATCAAGTAGTGGAATTGTCGGGAGTTGGTTGAGTTCTAACACAACTGATGGTGTACCAATTTTTGCAGTTGGAGCTGCCGTTGCAGTTGTGGGCTTAGCTTCTTATCGGCTTTACGCAGCTAGGAAGAGCGCATCGTCTGGAGAGTGAAGAAGTTCCTCTCCGTTGCCTGCCCAACAACCGGATAGTTTAGATCAGTTTTACTGTTTTTTTAGCTTCCTAGCATCTCCAACAACACTCCAATATAAACcccaaaaatcaaatattggtATTAAAAGCTAAAAACATACTCCAACATTTGCCCAAAAAAGCTCCTAATTTTTTAGCATCCTCAAGCACCGGTATTCGTTGAGCCAAATTTAGGTCACCTACTGGCTAATCTCACGATTCACACTAATTCTTTTCACCTGACACCATTTTTCTGTCCACCTCGGCACCATTTTTTATATGCTCATGTCCTATCTATGGTTATTTATCTATCACAAGTTGTAAAAAAAGGTATAGTTTCTCCGTTATAGGCAGAATGACATATGagcaaatataaataattattagctTTTATCCTGTAAATATCTAGAAATCCATGATATTCGTTGTTCGACATTGAACTGAAATTAGATCGTATTTCTGCCATTTTGAACTTATCCGAAGATACATATGCTAACATGGGTGCATTGATATCAACTTCTGATCATTTAGTGGATCATGAACTTAACTTATTTGATTCATTTGATTCAGTTGCTCATATGCCCTACTTTGTTTATATGTGTTGATTAGATTTTCACGGATGCAATACTTTGACCTAGC
This is a stretch of genomic DNA from Oryza brachyantha chromosome 1, ObraRS2, whole genome shotgun sequence. It encodes these proteins:
- the LOC102705675 gene encoding mitochondrial Rho GTPase 1-like — translated: MALAAASANLAGKQSLRVVVIGDPGTGKSSLVASAATERFPDEDVPGVLPPTRLPVDYFADRVPITIVDTSSSPEQKPKLIAECQSADVVVLTYACDRPATLQRLSSFWLPELQSLQLKAPVIVVGCKLDLRDEKQYSLEAMMEPIMGTFQEIETCIECSLFRQIQVREVFYYAQMAVLYPTAPLFDQETQALKTRCRRALKRIFILCDHDRDGALSDVELNDFQVKCFNAPLQPAEIAGVKRAIQDKLAEGVNDNGVTLTGFLFFHTLFITNGQMETTWTVLRKFGYDDELKFRDDLIPAIKRAPDQTLEFTSKTIDFLRGIFNMFDTDNDGALLPAEVEDLFSTAPENPWSSHLYENCAENNVLGGLLFEGFISKWALMTLLHPPSSFANLIYVGYSGDFDSAFTTTRKRKVDRKKQQTQRNVFQCYVFGPRGAGKTALLQSFLKRQPDAFSVNGRFAANTVELPDGNRKTLVMREIPEGDVGSLLSDKESLAPCDIAVCVYDSCDEFSWQRARDLLVKVAAHGKNTGYEVPCLIVAAKDDHGQSLMALQDSTRVSHGMGIETPVPVSVRLNDLNNIFCRIVNAARQPHLNIPETEAGRTRRQYRQLLNRSLTVVSIGAAVAVVGLASYRLYAARKSASSGE